A window of the Synechococcus sp. M16.1 genome harbors these coding sequences:
- a CDS encoding phosphoadenylyl-sulfate reductase, translating into MTEAPEAMVPMAVQNELLEGRKLLESMEPQQRLAWGLEQFGETFALTTSFGIQSAVLLHMLSTLPGGDAVPVIWIDTGYLPPETYTYADQLTQQLRIRLVVSQSEMSPARMEALHGRLWESGRVDDLETYHRIRKVEPLERALNGLETRCWASGVRRGQTDHRRSMTALDPIRERWSLRPLLEWTQRDVYYYMQSNNLPQHPLFEQGYSTVGDWHSSGPDVGDLSGRDTRFGGLKQECGIHVPQEANEGLMGEGI; encoded by the coding sequence ATGACGGAGGCTCCTGAGGCCATGGTGCCCATGGCGGTGCAAAACGAGTTGCTCGAAGGGCGCAAGCTGCTGGAGTCGATGGAGCCGCAGCAGCGTCTTGCCTGGGGGCTGGAACAGTTCGGTGAGACTTTTGCTCTCACCACGAGTTTTGGCATCCAATCGGCTGTGCTCCTGCACATGCTGAGCACCCTCCCCGGCGGTGATGCTGTGCCGGTGATCTGGATCGATACCGGTTATCTGCCTCCTGAGACCTACACCTACGCCGATCAACTCACCCAGCAGCTCAGGATTCGTCTGGTGGTGAGTCAGAGCGAGATGTCTCCGGCTCGGATGGAGGCCCTGCACGGGCGGCTTTGGGAATCCGGTCGTGTGGACGATCTGGAGACTTATCACCGGATCCGCAAAGTTGAACCCCTGGAGCGAGCCCTCAACGGCCTGGAGACGCGTTGCTGGGCCAGCGGCGTGCGGCGTGGCCAGACCGATCACCGCCGCTCGATGACCGCGTTGGATCCGATTCGGGAGCGTTGGTCTCTCAGGCCTTTGCTGGAGTGGACGCAGCGGGACGTCTACTACTACATGCAATCCAACAACCTCCCCCAGCATCCGTTGTTCGAGCAGGGCTATTCCACCGTTGGCGACTGGCATTCCAGTGGCCCTGATGTGGGAGATCTAAGTGGCCGCGACACCCGCTTCGGTGGGTTAAAGCAGGAATGTGGAATTCATGTGCCCCAGGAGGCCAACGAAGGGCTGATGGGTGAAGGCATCTGA
- a CDS encoding NAD(P)/FAD-dependent oxidoreductase: MRSPSSPSDAVVIVGGGFGGLFTALALQRRQPNCPIVLVEPRDRFVFQPLLYELLSDELQAWEVAPRYDQLLNNGICWIQDSVVDVDQTSQSIELASGERLGWSQLVLATGSKANDFGIPGVKEHSCGFRDLGDVRRLKQWLSNLNQQRGEDAGLIIVGAGPTGVELACKLADLIDGAASIRLVEMGDEILPGSTAFNRERAQAALERKGVVVQLNTSVSEVKSSSAVLADGAVLPHAGLIWTAGSSPTTPAISPTPVLERGRLAVDDDLRLVGCTNTFALGDLSARPGSPWPASAQVAMQQGDATAAAIAQLRMEEEPQPFQFEDRGEMLSLGVGEATLTGMGLTLAGPLAFQLRRATYLTRLPGLSLGLRSAGAWLLNR, translated from the coding sequence ATGCGTTCACCCTCGTCCCCATCGGATGCCGTGGTGATCGTTGGCGGTGGATTCGGAGGCCTGTTCACAGCACTTGCTCTTCAGCGACGGCAGCCCAACTGCCCCATCGTTCTTGTCGAACCGCGGGATCGCTTCGTCTTTCAACCGCTGCTGTACGAACTGCTCAGCGATGAACTTCAAGCCTGGGAAGTGGCCCCCCGCTATGACCAACTGCTGAACAACGGCATCTGCTGGATCCAAGACAGCGTTGTTGATGTCGACCAAACCAGCCAAAGCATCGAACTGGCCTCCGGAGAACGCTTGGGCTGGTCACAACTGGTGCTAGCGACGGGCTCGAAAGCCAATGATTTCGGCATTCCAGGCGTCAAGGAACACAGCTGTGGCTTCCGTGACCTCGGCGATGTGCGCCGCCTCAAGCAATGGCTCAGCAATCTGAACCAGCAACGGGGAGAAGATGCCGGACTGATCATTGTTGGCGCGGGACCCACCGGCGTTGAGCTGGCCTGCAAGCTGGCGGATCTGATCGACGGTGCCGCCAGCATTCGACTGGTGGAGATGGGCGATGAAATCCTTCCCGGCAGCACAGCGTTCAATCGCGAGCGGGCCCAGGCAGCACTGGAACGCAAAGGGGTGGTGGTCCAGCTCAACACCAGCGTGAGTGAAGTGAAGTCCAGCTCTGCTGTTCTTGCCGACGGTGCTGTTCTGCCTCACGCAGGCCTGATCTGGACCGCAGGAAGCAGTCCCACCACCCCCGCCATCTCACCCACACCTGTGCTGGAAAGGGGGCGCCTGGCCGTTGACGATGACCTGCGCCTGGTGGGCTGCACCAACACGTTCGCCCTCGGGGATCTCTCAGCTCGGCCAGGCAGCCCATGGCCCGCCAGCGCCCAGGTGGCGATGCAACAGGGCGATGCAACTGCCGCAGCCATCGCCCAGCTGCGGATGGAGGAAGAGCCACAACCCTTCCAGTTCGAGGACCGCGGCGAAATGCTCAGCCTCGGCGTTGGTGAGGCCACCCTCACCGGCATGGGACTCACCCTGGCCGGCCCCTTGGCCTTCCAGTTGCGGCGGGCCACCTATCTCACGCGCCTGCCAGGCCTCTCTCTGGGTCTGCGCTCAGCAGGCGCCTGGTTGCTGAACCGTTGA
- the hflX gene encoding GTPase HflX, producing MKQSHLGGRCRGLRPSQQRQLERLSHRRHPEDCGADLLSLERLADLVLDLEMALHLVLDGRGLCRLLWLGPLTGGDSLLQHLPATPRRSSGGWRLISCPFARKGLHSDPRDAVVALDIAPRHWLRFAPCPAADGARPAELLIPDPSQADGWRPFEQGNLRDLCVLTPDEPHQPSINAAAGDERVLLLTLTSGDEQRDQRDLAELEGLVRSAGAEPVARTSQRRGQTNPQTLWGSGKLQEAALEIRRCQASLVITDRELTPVQARNLERLLSCPVSDRSELILDIFAQRAGSAAGRLQVELAQLRYRLPRLLGRGSSLSRQGGGIGTRGPGETQLEKDRRAISRRIERLLRDQRQLQSHRSRLRDQRRGLPRVALVGYTNAGKSSLLNALCGKRASDRVLAENKLFATLDPTTRKLDLPCPGARPERLLLTDTVGFIRDLPAPLVEAFRATLEEALDADVLLLVVDLADPDWQGHLDTVHRLLDELHSTALRRVIANQIDRCEASEIEMIHQREPDALFLSAVRGDGLQGLKQWLREQFFDPGAESPQLTTGDSPPWPS from the coding sequence TTGAAGCAATCCCACCTCGGCGGGCGTTGCCGTGGTCTGCGCCCCAGCCAGCAACGGCAGCTGGAGCGGTTGAGCCATCGCCGTCATCCCGAAGACTGCGGCGCCGATCTGCTGAGCCTCGAACGCTTGGCCGACCTTGTGCTGGATCTGGAGATGGCATTGCATCTGGTGCTGGACGGCCGTGGCCTCTGCCGCCTGCTCTGGCTGGGGCCTCTCACCGGCGGCGATTCGCTGTTGCAGCACCTACCGGCGACGCCGCGACGGAGCAGCGGGGGATGGCGACTGATCAGCTGCCCTTTTGCCCGCAAAGGGCTGCACTCAGATCCCCGCGACGCCGTGGTCGCCCTCGACATCGCCCCTCGGCACTGGCTGCGCTTTGCACCATGCCCGGCGGCCGATGGAGCGCGCCCGGCCGAACTCTTGATTCCAGACCCGTCTCAAGCCGATGGCTGGAGACCGTTTGAACAAGGCAACCTGAGGGATCTTTGCGTCCTCACACCGGACGAACCCCATCAGCCAAGCATCAACGCCGCGGCCGGAGACGAGCGGGTGCTTCTGCTCACGCTCACCAGTGGCGATGAACAGCGCGACCAGCGGGATCTGGCTGAGCTGGAAGGATTGGTGCGCAGTGCCGGTGCCGAGCCAGTGGCCCGGACCAGCCAGCGCCGGGGCCAAACCAATCCCCAGACGCTCTGGGGCTCCGGAAAACTTCAGGAAGCCGCCCTCGAGATCCGCCGCTGCCAGGCCTCCCTTGTCATCACCGACAGGGAGCTCACCCCCGTGCAGGCCCGCAATCTGGAACGGCTGCTCAGCTGCCCGGTCTCCGACCGCAGTGAGCTGATCCTCGACATCTTTGCCCAGCGGGCCGGCAGTGCTGCTGGACGACTTCAGGTGGAACTGGCTCAGCTGCGCTATCGGCTGCCGCGCCTGCTGGGACGGGGCAGCAGCCTGTCGCGGCAGGGCGGCGGCATCGGCACGCGCGGCCCTGGAGAAACACAGCTGGAAAAGGACCGTCGAGCCATCAGCCGACGCATCGAACGACTGCTTCGAGATCAACGCCAACTTCAATCCCACCGCAGCCGCTTACGGGATCAGCGGCGTGGTCTGCCGCGGGTGGCTCTTGTGGGCTACACCAACGCGGGCAAATCCAGCCTGCTCAATGCCTTATGCGGCAAACGAGCCAGTGATCGCGTGCTGGCGGAGAACAAGTTGTTCGCAACCCTGGACCCCACCACGCGCAAACTCGACCTGCCCTGCCCTGGGGCACGCCCTGAACGGCTGCTGCTCACCGACACGGTGGGCTTCATCCGCGATCTCCCGGCCCCACTTGTGGAAGCCTTCCGCGCCACCCTGGAGGAGGCACTGGATGCCGATGTGCTGCTGCTGGTGGTCGACCTTGCTGACCCCGACTGGCAAGGCCACCTGGACACCGTGCATCGGCTGCTCGATGAGCTTCACAGCACCGCCCTGCGCAGGGTGATCGCCAATCAGATCGACCGTTGTGAGGCGTCTGAGATCGAAATGATTCACCAGCGTGAACCCGACGCCCTGTTTCTCTCAGCGGTGCGGGGGGATGGGCTGCAGGGCCTGAAGCAGTGGCTGCGTGAGCAATTTTTTGATCCCGGGGCAGAATCGCCACAATTGACGACCGGCGACTCGCCGCCATGGCCGAGCTGA
- a CDS encoding SLC13 family permease: MAELSSALHNPQALITLGVLALAVVLFITGLIAPELTGLLSLSLLIATGVLNPQEALAGFGSPALITLLGLFPVSAALFKSGALDRLRDLIASERIRSSRRLIALMAFVIAPVSGIVPNTPVVASLLPVVEGWCQRRGISPSRVLLPLSFSTVLGGTLTLLGSSVNLLVSDISEQLGYGSLDLFSFTLISLPVWLAGAIYLVMAPRVLLPDRGATTDELGNTSKTSSYCTEVRIPPDSELVGRSLLNSRLQRRFDVDVLELQRGGERLLPPLADRRLEAGDRLLLRVTRPDLLRLQQDHTVQLTTQGQNAGFSVYTEESSGQKTVEVLLPAGSTLAGASLRELRFRQRHNATVLALRRGQETVQERLGQVILREGDVLLLQAPIDSIRGLQASNDLLVLDRLEDDLPTVRRKPVAVSIALAMLLLPTLTPIPLVAAVLLAMVSVVATGCLRLGELQRSIRLDVILLLGSLTSFSVAMQSTGLADALALVLQQGLAGWPSYSALMVVFIGTTLLTQVMSNAASVALLAPVAVQLAPSLQLSPTALLITVLFGASQSFLTPVGYQTNLMVFGPGRYRFLDVTRYGIGLTLIMTIIVPALILWHYGGS, encoded by the coding sequence ATGGCCGAGCTGAGCAGCGCTCTTCATAACCCTCAGGCCTTGATCACCCTGGGCGTGTTGGCTCTGGCAGTGGTGCTGTTCATCACCGGGTTGATTGCACCGGAGCTCACCGGCTTGCTGAGTTTGAGCCTGCTGATCGCCACCGGGGTTCTCAATCCCCAGGAGGCTCTGGCGGGGTTCGGTAGTCCTGCACTGATCACCCTGTTGGGCCTGTTCCCGGTCTCCGCGGCACTGTTCAAGAGCGGTGCCCTGGATCGACTCAGAGATCTGATCGCCTCAGAACGGATCCGCTCCTCGCGCCGTCTGATCGCACTGATGGCCTTCGTGATCGCCCCGGTGTCAGGGATTGTTCCCAACACCCCCGTGGTGGCCTCGCTTCTGCCCGTGGTGGAGGGCTGGTGCCAACGGCGCGGCATTTCGCCATCCCGGGTGCTCTTGCCCTTGTCGTTTTCCACCGTGCTTGGGGGCACCCTCACCTTGCTGGGCAGCTCGGTGAACCTGTTGGTGAGCGACATCAGCGAGCAACTGGGCTACGGCTCCCTCGATCTGTTCAGCTTCACGCTGATCAGCCTGCCGGTCTGGCTGGCCGGGGCCATCTACCTGGTGATGGCTCCGAGAGTGCTGCTGCCGGACCGCGGTGCCACGACGGATGAGCTGGGAAACACCAGCAAAACAAGCAGCTACTGCACAGAAGTGCGCATCCCCCCCGACTCGGAGCTGGTGGGTCGCTCACTGCTGAACAGTCGGCTGCAGCGCCGTTTCGACGTGGACGTTCTGGAGCTGCAGCGCGGTGGAGAGCGGCTGCTGCCCCCCCTGGCGGACCGTCGTCTTGAAGCCGGCGATCGTCTGCTGCTGCGGGTCACCCGCCCCGATCTGCTGCGTCTCCAGCAGGATCACACGGTTCAGCTCACAACTCAGGGGCAGAACGCCGGGTTCAGCGTCTACACCGAAGAGTCAAGCGGTCAGAAGACCGTGGAAGTATTGCTGCCGGCTGGTTCCACCCTGGCCGGCGCCAGCCTGCGGGAATTGCGGTTCCGGCAACGCCACAACGCCACGGTGCTCGCGCTTCGCCGCGGCCAGGAGACCGTTCAGGAACGCCTCGGCCAGGTGATCCTGCGGGAGGGCGACGTGCTTCTGCTGCAGGCACCCATCGACTCCATCCGCGGCCTGCAGGCCAGCAACGACCTCTTGGTGCTGGACCGACTGGAGGATGACCTGCCCACCGTGCGGCGCAAGCCGGTGGCCGTCAGCATTGCCCTGGCGATGCTGCTGCTGCCGACGCTCACCCCCATCCCTCTGGTAGCGGCGGTGCTCCTGGCCATGGTGAGCGTGGTGGCCACTGGCTGCCTTCGCCTCGGCGAACTGCAGCGCTCGATCCGGCTGGACGTGATCCTGTTGCTGGGATCCCTCACCAGTTTCAGCGTTGCCATGCAGAGCACGGGCCTCGCCGATGCCCTTGCCCTGGTGCTCCAGCAGGGGCTGGCGGGCTGGCCGAGCTATTCCGCTTTGATGGTGGTCTTCATCGGCACCACGCTGCTCACCCAGGTGATGAGCAATGCCGCCTCGGTAGCCCTGCTGGCGCCTGTCGCGGTGCAACTGGCCCCGTCCCTGCAGCTGTCTCCCACCGCCTTGCTGATCACAGTGCTGTTCGGTGCGAGTCAGTCGTTTCTCACCCCCGTCGGGTACCAGACCAATTTGATGGTGTTCGGTCCAGGCCGTTATCGCTTTCTCGACGTCACCCGCTACGGAATTGGCTTGACGCTGATCATGACCATCATCGTGCCGGCCTTGATCCTCTGGCATTACGGCGGATCCTGA